One Salvia splendens isolate huo1 chromosome 12, SspV2, whole genome shotgun sequence genomic window carries:
- the LOC121756849 gene encoding uncharacterized protein LOC121756849, producing the protein MASQHNDGSENEGSPEGSNDFYPNRNSKADRSRRIWPVREEEILMATLKELAANGWKSDNGFRSGYLVRAREAIKREFPNTDILPHPHIYSKITTWKRNYGSLKMMLNHSGIGFNSDGTYRIEADDEQWALFCKKDGQAKYMGNKSWPQYEDWNEVFGQDRADGERGIDVPAAAGTIYGHKNEVPVDEAISPHMTFAELFPDEPLPDGILPDMIDDSQSVTEGGVPGSAAGVDVGLGSGAGVRQAPAGGGGGCIWLWVRARPKIY; encoded by the exons ATGGCATCTCAACACAATGACGGTAGCGAGAACGAAGGAAGTCCAGAGG GTAGCAACGACTTCTATCCGAATAGGAACTCAAAAGCTGACAGGTCTAGACGCATATGGCCGGTCCGTGAAGAAGAGATCCTAATGGCAACGCTGAAGGAGTTGGCAGCTAATGGATGGAAATCCGACAACGGCTTTCGCTCTGGTTACCTCGTACGCGCGAGGGAGGCGATAAAGCGTGAATTTCCAAATACCGATATCCTGCCACACCCGCACATCTACTCGAAAATAACTACTTGGAAAAGGAATTATGGATCACTAAAGATGATGCTAAACCACAGCGGCATTGGCTTCAATTCGGATGGTACATACCGAATTGAAGCCGATGATGAGCAGTGGGCACTATTTTGCAAG AAAGATGGACAAGCGAAGTACATGGGGAACAAATCATGGCCTCAATATGAAGACTGGAATGAGGTATTTGGTCAGGACCGTGCCGATGGTGAACGTGGTATAGACGTCCCTGCTGCTGCGGGTACAATATACGGGCACAAAAATGAAGTTCCAGTTGATGAGGCCATATCCCCCCACATGACCTTTGCAGAGCTATTTCCTGATGAGCCACTCCCGGACGGGATCCTTCCAGACATGATAGACGACAGCCAATCTGTAACAGAGGGTGGAGTGCCTGGATCTGCTGCTGGTGTTGATGTCGGGCTAGGTTCGGGAGCCGGGGTGCGTCAAGCACctgcgggggggggggggggctgcATCTGGCTCTGGGTCAGGGCCAGGCCAAAAATTTACTAA